A segment of the Bacteroidales bacterium genome:
CTGTTTAAAATTTTCTATTCGTTTATTTAACATTTGGTGGCAATCTTCTAAAGACTCAGCTATTTGAGAAGTGCCTAAAATCATAACATACTCATCTGCTTTTACATTCATAATAGCATTGCATTCTAACATAAATGCGGTATCATTCGAACTAACGGTAGTAGGATAATATTGATTCTGTTGAACATATCCTCTATAATTTGCCTCATCAAATATTCCACCCGATACTTCACTTTTGCTTTTAGATTGATTATAAAAATAATTTCCCGCTGCCTGACCTAAAACTAAATTTGAAGTAGTAGCGATGAAAGCAATAAAAAAAGATATACGTTTCATATTAGTAATTTTTTGATTTATTGACAAAAATATGATTTTTTTATTTAAAAATTTCATTATTTATTTTTAAATGAACAAATTTTTCGACCTAAAATAAGCTAAAACAATCTATATTATTTTAATGTTAATATTTTTACTGCTTTAAAGAACCTTTTTATTTTTTAAGCATTTTAATTATTTTTGCACCAAAATATAAAACGATGAAATACAATTTTGGTGGTTTAGAAGAAAAATTTTCAAAGTACGAAGGTTCGAATGTTTTGGTAGTTCCTGTACCCTACGATGGTACAAGCACATGGATAAAGGGTGCCGACAAAGGCCCCGATGCTATTTTAGAAGCATCAGCAAATATGGAATTATACGACATAGAATACGATTCAGAGTTTTATACAATTGGTATTCACACATGCGAGCCACTAGGTCCTTATCCTTCGCCAGAATCAATGAATCAACAAGTTTATGATTTTGTCAAACAACATATAGATAAAAAGTACATTGTATTATTAGGCGGTGAACATTCGGTTAGCACAGGTACCATAAAAGCTCACGCCGAAGCTTATGATTCTCTTACCGTTTTGCAACTCGATGCACACACCGATTTACGCGATGAATACGAAGGTTCTAAATATAATCATGCTTGCGCAATGGCAAGAGCTAAAGAATTTTGTCCGGTTATTCACGTTGGCATACGTAGTCAGTGCACCGAAGAGCTTGATTCATTCCATAGAGACGATATTTTTTATGCTCATGAAATTGTAAACAACAAATATTGGATTGAAGATGTAATTGCTCGAATTAAAACAAAAAATGTTTATATAACCATAGACTTAGATGTTTTCGATCCTTCTATTATGCCATCAACAGGCACACCAGAGCCAGGTGGCTTACATTGGTATGAAACACTTGAACTACTCGAACAAGTACATCGTAAAAGAAACGTTGTTGGCTTCGATGTAGTTGAGCTATGCCCCAATGAAATAAATAAAGCACCTAATTTCTTAGCAGCAAAATTAGTTTACAAAATGATTGGATATAAATTTTTTTAATTAAATAAATAATTACCTATGAAAAAGTTAACTAAAAAAGACATTTTAAAAGACACCATTAAACACATAGACATAAAAAAAATTGATAGCACGGCTATTATTGATTCTATGCGTGAAATGTCGTTTACTTCACGCGAAACAGCTTCGGCTGCCGATATTTTTATACGTATGCTTAAAGACAAAAAATGTAGTATTATCCTGACCATTGCTGGTAGTACAAGCGCTGCAGGATGTATGCAAGTATATGTCGATATGGTAAAACATAATATGGTGGATGCCATTGTTGCTACGGGCGCGACTATTGTTGATATGGACTTTTTTGAAGCATTGGGTTTTAAACATTACAAAGGCACACCCAATGTTGATGACAAACAACTACGTGAATTATATATAGACCGCATATACGATACCTATATCGACGAAGAACAATTGCAACAATGCGATATGACCATTAAGAAAATTGCCGATTCGCTAGAACCTCGCCCCTATTCTTCTCGAGAATTTATTAAAGAAATGGGAAAATATTTAACCAAACATTCTAAGAAAAAAGATTCACTTGTACAAGTAGCATACGAACACAATGTTCCTATTTTCTGCCCCGCTTTTACCGATAGTAGTGCAGGATTTGGTTTAGTAAAACACCAAGTTGATAATCCTAAAAAACATGTTACCATTGACTCAGTAGCAGATTTTAAAGAACTAACTGAAATAAAAATCAAAGCCGGCGAAACCGGTATCTTTATGATTGGTGGAGGTGTTCCCAAAAACTTTACTCAAGACACTGTAATTTGTGCTGAAATACTAGGACATGAAGTTCCTATGCATAAGTATGCAATCCAAATTACGGTTGCCGATGTACGCGATGGCGCTTGTTCTAGCTCTACCCTTAAAGAAGCTTCGTCGTGGGGAAAAGTCGATACTACTTTTGAACAAATGGTATATGCCGAAGCAACAACCGTACTACCACTTATTGTAAGCTATGCTTATCATTCAGGAGCTTGGAAAACAAGAAAAGCAAGAGAATTTTCTAAACTTTTTAAATAACAAATCACCAAATTTAAATTTAAGCACATAAATTTTTTTGTTTATGTGCTTTTTTTGTATCTTTGAAAAAAAATATGCCTATGAAAAATATTTTACTTTTAACACTAACTATTACAGTTAATATTTTTATTTATGAGTCTTTAAATGCTCAATGTACACCCGATCAATCGTGTAATGATATTGGAAATCCCGGCGAAATGTGTCCAGAAGTGTTACCTCCAGCCACTGTTAATATTCCCTATAATCAAGTAGTAACCATTATTCCACCTGCTACATTTGATTACAACGGACAAACTGTTTCTATCAATAAAATTAAAATCACGAATGTAGAAAACATCCCACAAGGCTTGACTTATCAATGCAGTCCTGCTAACTGCGAATTTACCCCTACTACACCCGTTACACGTTATTGTATTCTTTTAAGCGGTACGCCTACTACACCCGGTACTTATCCATTAAAGGTACACGTAGTTCCTTATATTTTAATTTTAGGAGTCCCCACAGCATTGCCTGAACAAGTTGATGACACTTCGTTAGTAATGGTTGTAAATACAGCAAGCAGTGCACAAATTATAAATAGTAGCAAGTTTACAGTACTACCTCCTCAACCCAATCCCTTTAATTCAACTGTTTCTATAAGTTTTTATTGCCCTTATACTTCGTCTATTGATTTGCAAGTTTTCGATGTACTCGGTAATAAAGTATACGAAGAAAAAATGATCTCCAACAAAGGTGAAAATAGTTTTAAATTTGATGGAAGTAATTTAAAACGAGGTGTATATATTTATAAAGTAAACAACGGGAGAGAGAATTTTGTTAAACAACTGATAAAAAATTAAATTTAGTTTAGATTAAACAAAAAAGCCATCGGGATACGATGGCTTTTTTTATAGCTATGAGGCCTCATATATTAGGCTTTAA
Coding sequences within it:
- the speB gene encoding agmatinase, with the translated sequence MKYNFGGLEEKFSKYEGSNVLVVPVPYDGTSTWIKGADKGPDAILEASANMELYDIEYDSEFYTIGIHTCEPLGPYPSPESMNQQVYDFVKQHIDKKYIVLLGGEHSVSTGTIKAHAEAYDSLTVLQLDAHTDLRDEYEGSKYNHACAMARAKEFCPVIHVGIRSQCTEELDSFHRDDIFYAHEIVNNKYWIEDVIARIKTKNVYITIDLDVFDPSIMPSTGTPEPGGLHWYETLELLEQVHRKRNVVGFDVVELCPNEINKAPNFLAAKLVYKMIGYKFF
- a CDS encoding deoxyhypusine synthase; amino-acid sequence: MKKLTKKDILKDTIKHIDIKKIDSTAIIDSMREMSFTSRETASAADIFIRMLKDKKCSIILTIAGSTSAAGCMQVYVDMVKHNMVDAIVATGATIVDMDFFEALGFKHYKGTPNVDDKQLRELYIDRIYDTYIDEEQLQQCDMTIKKIADSLEPRPYSSREFIKEMGKYLTKHSKKKDSLVQVAYEHNVPIFCPAFTDSSAGFGLVKHQVDNPKKHVTIDSVADFKELTEIKIKAGETGIFMIGGGVPKNFTQDTVICAEILGHEVPMHKYAIQITVADVRDGACSSSTLKEASSWGKVDTTFEQMVYAEATTVLPLIVSYAYHSGAWKTRKAREFSKLFK
- a CDS encoding T9SS type A sorting domain-containing protein, coding for MKNILLLTLTITVNIFIYESLNAQCTPDQSCNDIGNPGEMCPEVLPPATVNIPYNQVVTIIPPATFDYNGQTVSINKIKITNVENIPQGLTYQCSPANCEFTPTTPVTRYCILLSGTPTTPGTYPLKVHVVPYILILGVPTALPEQVDDTSLVMVVNTASSAQIINSSKFTVLPPQPNPFNSTVSISFYCPYTSSIDLQVFDVLGNKVYEEKMISNKGENSFKFDGSNLKRGVYIYKVNNGRENFVKQLIKN